From the genome of Streptomyces sp. V1I1, one region includes:
- a CDS encoding TMEM165/GDT1 family protein — protein sequence MISFTVMAVTFGVVFLAELPDKTALAGLMLGTRYRASYVFAGVAAAFAVHVTLAVAAGSVLTLLPHRLVQAVVGLLFLAGALMLLMKKDDGEEEQVKAPADQSFWKVSGAGFMLILVAEFGDLTQIMTANLAARYDNPLSVGIGAVLALWAVAGIGILGGRTLMKYVPLRLITRVAAGVMLALAGFSLYEALAG from the coding sequence GTGATCAGCTTCACCGTCATGGCGGTCACCTTCGGTGTCGTCTTCCTCGCCGAACTCCCCGACAAGACTGCCCTCGCCGGTCTGATGCTCGGCACCCGCTACCGCGCCTCGTACGTCTTCGCGGGTGTCGCCGCCGCCTTCGCCGTCCATGTCACGCTCGCCGTCGCGGCGGGCAGCGTGCTGACCCTGCTGCCGCACCGGCTGGTGCAGGCGGTGGTCGGCCTGCTCTTCCTCGCAGGCGCGCTGATGCTGCTGATGAAGAAGGACGACGGCGAGGAGGAGCAGGTCAAGGCCCCGGCCGACCAGTCCTTCTGGAAGGTGTCCGGGGCGGGCTTCATGCTGATCCTGGTCGCGGAGTTCGGCGATCTGACCCAGATCATGACGGCGAACCTCGCGGCCCGCTACGACAACCCGCTCTCGGTGGGGATCGGTGCGGTGCTGGCGCTGTGGGCGGTGGCGGGGATCGGGATCCTGGGCGGGCGGACGCTGATGAAGTACGTGCCGCTGCGGCTGATTACGAGGGTGGCGGCGGGGGTGATGCTGGCGCTGGCGGGGTTCAGCCTTTATGAGGCGCTGGCGGGGTAG
- a CDS encoding ABC transporter permease, with translation MLLSVNVTFGVVLAVLLAVAATVAAVAQLGRGREIAVAGVRAAVQLGAVSLVIGWVVRSVPLLLAFLLLMYAVAVRTAGRRITANKTWLWAWLPIAAGVVPVVCALLLTGMVPLKGIALIPVTGILIGGALTATVLGGRRALDELKLRHGEVEAGMALGLLDRDARMEVAREAASDALLPGLDQTRTVGLVTLPGAFVGMLLGGASPLLAGAVQLFVLVALMAVQAVAVSLVLELVARGRLYRDPA, from the coding sequence GTGCTGCTGTCGGTCAATGTCACGTTCGGAGTCGTGCTGGCCGTGCTGCTGGCCGTCGCGGCGACGGTGGCAGCCGTCGCTCAGCTGGGACGGGGGCGCGAGATCGCCGTGGCCGGCGTGCGGGCCGCGGTCCAACTCGGGGCCGTCTCCCTGGTGATCGGCTGGGTGGTCCGCTCCGTACCGCTGCTGCTGGCGTTTCTGCTGCTGATGTACGCGGTCGCGGTACGCACGGCAGGCCGGCGCATCACCGCGAACAAGACCTGGTTGTGGGCCTGGCTGCCGATCGCCGCGGGCGTCGTGCCCGTCGTCTGTGCCCTGCTGCTCACGGGCATGGTCCCGCTGAAGGGCATCGCACTGATCCCGGTGACCGGCATCCTCATCGGCGGCGCGCTCACCGCGACCGTGCTCGGCGGGCGGCGGGCCCTGGACGAGCTGAAGCTGCGGCACGGCGAGGTGGAGGCGGGGATGGCGCTCGGGTTGCTCGACCGGGACGCCCGGATGGAGGTGGCGCGCGAGGCCGCGTCCGACGCGCTGCTGCCGGGGCTCGATCAGACCAGGACCGTGGGTCTGGTCACACTGCCGGGCGCGTTCGTCGGCATGCTGCTCGGCGGGGCGTCACCGCTGTTGGCGGGCGCGGTGCAGCTGTTTGTACTGGTCGCGCTGATGGCGGTGCAGGCGGTGGCGGTGTCGCTGGTGCTGGAGCTGGTGGCGCGGGGGCGGCTCTACCGCGATCCGGCCTGA